The proteins below come from a single Asanoa ferruginea genomic window:
- a CDS encoding MFS transporter, with protein sequence MRNVGITAFVFWTVMLGTTVPTPLYPLYERSFGIVPVEVTVLFAVYAVGVVVGLLTLGRLSDQIGRKPVLGIALLLSAAAASLFLVSDNLTMLLVARVISGFSAALATGAGTAAIGEQLPASRKWLGPVLALLANMGGLASGTMLAGILAQWAGHPLRLSWIVDLALIGVGLVGLVTVAETVRRTRPTFRFQRLSIPHEIRGEFIRASAAAGAGFAVLGVLTSVTGILLGTELGRDDPALTGFVVFLGFVFTAAGQLIDRRLPPSGSLPAACVSLVVAAGLIAWAVLGAALAPLLAAAVVVGLGTGTAVSAGLRAIATGVPAARRGEAFSAFFAILYTVLAVPAIGVGVVIEYANLHWAGGIFSLLVALLALTVLISLSRRRPVSG encoded by the coding sequence GTGCGCAATGTCGGTATCACGGCGTTCGTCTTCTGGACAGTCATGCTCGGAACGACGGTGCCAACACCGCTCTATCCGTTGTACGAGCGGTCGTTCGGCATCGTCCCGGTCGAGGTCACCGTGCTTTTCGCGGTGTACGCCGTCGGCGTCGTCGTCGGCCTGCTCACCCTCGGCCGGCTCTCCGACCAGATCGGTCGCAAGCCGGTGCTCGGCATCGCGCTGCTGCTCTCGGCCGCGGCCGCCAGCCTATTCCTGGTCTCCGACAACCTGACGATGCTGCTCGTCGCCCGCGTCATCTCGGGTTTCTCGGCCGCGCTGGCGACCGGCGCCGGCACCGCCGCGATCGGCGAGCAACTCCCGGCCAGCCGCAAGTGGCTCGGGCCGGTGCTCGCGCTGCTGGCCAACATGGGCGGCCTGGCCTCCGGCACGATGCTCGCCGGCATCCTGGCCCAGTGGGCCGGCCACCCGCTGCGGCTGAGCTGGATCGTCGACCTGGCCCTGATCGGGGTCGGCCTGGTCGGGTTGGTGACGGTGGCCGAGACGGTCCGCCGGACCCGGCCGACGTTCCGCTTCCAGCGGCTGAGCATCCCGCACGAGATCCGCGGCGAGTTCATCCGCGCGTCGGCGGCTGCCGGGGCGGGCTTCGCGGTGCTCGGTGTGCTGACGTCGGTGACCGGCATTCTGCTCGGCACCGAACTGGGGCGCGACGATCCGGCGCTGACGGGTTTCGTGGTCTTCCTCGGGTTTGTCTTCACCGCGGCCGGTCAGTTGATCGACCGGCGGTTGCCGCCGTCGGGTTCCCTGCCGGCGGCGTGCGTGTCGCTGGTCGTGGCCGCGGGGCTGATCGCTTGGGCGGTGCTCGGTGCGGCCCTGGCGCCGTTGCTGGCCGCCGCTGTGGTGGTCGGGTTGGGCACCGGGACCGCGGTCAGCGCTGGGCTGCGGGCGATCGCGACCGGTGTGCCGGCCGCGCGCCGCGGCGAGGCCTTCTCCGCGTTCTTCGCGATCCTCTACACGGTGTTGGCGGTGCCGGCGATCGGGGTCGGTGTGGTCATCGAGTACGCGAACCTGCACTGGGCCGGCGGGATCTTCAGCCTTCTCGTGGCTCTGTTGGCGTTGACCGTGCTGATCAGCCTGAGCCGGCGTCGGCCTGTTTCTGGGTGA
- a CDS encoding aldo/keto reductase, with product MKHINLGDGLRVSAIGLGAMGMSSFYGPSNEQESIATLRHAIDIGVTFIDTAEAYGPFENEKLIGRALGDRRGEVTLATKASSETDDDGTVHGRNGSPEYIRRACDRSLRHLGTDVIDLYYLHRVDPAVPIEESVGGMAELVEAGKVRHIGLSEASAATIRRGHAVHPLAAVQSEFSLFARDVLHNGEKSTMDELGIGFVAFSPLGRGVLTNGIRNLGDLAPDDARRGLPRFQPEAFSANQVLVDRVGAIAAEKGATVAQVALAWLLAQGVVPIPGTRRRTRLDENAGATDVSLTGDDLRRLADALPHEEIVGHRGVTAAVGTDR from the coding sequence ATGAAGCACATCAATCTGGGCGACGGGCTGCGGGTCTCCGCGATCGGGCTCGGCGCCATGGGAATGTCCAGTTTCTACGGCCCGAGCAACGAGCAGGAGTCGATCGCCACGCTGCGGCACGCCATCGACATCGGGGTCACATTCATTGACACCGCCGAGGCGTACGGGCCGTTCGAGAACGAGAAGCTGATCGGCCGGGCGCTGGGCGACCGGCGCGGCGAGGTCACGTTGGCCACCAAGGCGTCGAGCGAGACCGACGACGACGGCACGGTCCACGGCCGCAACGGAAGTCCGGAATACATCCGCCGGGCCTGCGACCGCTCGCTGCGGCACCTCGGCACCGACGTGATCGACCTCTACTACCTACACCGGGTCGACCCCGCGGTGCCGATCGAGGAGAGCGTCGGCGGCATGGCCGAGCTGGTCGAGGCCGGCAAGGTGCGGCACATCGGGCTGTCCGAGGCGAGCGCCGCCACCATCCGCCGGGGTCACGCGGTGCACCCGCTGGCCGCCGTACAGTCGGAGTTCTCGCTCTTCGCCCGTGATGTTCTGCACAACGGCGAGAAGTCCACGATGGACGAGCTCGGGATCGGGTTCGTGGCGTTCTCACCGCTCGGTCGCGGTGTGCTGACCAACGGCATCCGCAACCTCGGCGACCTCGCACCCGACGATGCCCGGCGTGGCCTGCCCCGCTTCCAGCCTGAGGCGTTCTCCGCCAACCAGGTCCTGGTCGATCGGGTCGGGGCGATCGCGGCCGAGAAGGGCGCCACCGTCGCGCAGGTGGCGCTGGCGTGGCTGCTGGCGCAGGGCGTGGTGCCGATTCCGGGTACCCGTCGGCGCACCCGGCTCGACGAGAACGCCGGCGCGACCGACGTCTCGCTGACCGGTGACGACCTGCGCCGGTTGGCCGACGCGTTGCCCCACGAGGAGATCGTCGGGCACCGGGGTGTGACGGCGGCGGTGGGCACGGACCGCTAG
- a CDS encoding TetR/AcrR family transcriptional regulator yields MTETPRRRDAAATRAAILASARRCFARSGYDGVGVREIAEGAGVTAMMVNRYFGSKERLLGEVIAGIMAEPTILTRANLESPDFAARIAALLVDITGADATPLDGFLIMLRSASSDQAAVIAREQIEAHYHRLLSEALPGDLAPQRAAIVLAIVSGIQVMRQVVALSALSDADPDQLKALLEPLFRQLLAPV; encoded by the coding sequence GTGACCGAGACACCTCGCCGCCGGGACGCGGCGGCCACCCGGGCGGCGATCCTGGCCTCGGCTCGGCGGTGCTTCGCCCGGTCGGGCTACGACGGCGTGGGAGTCCGGGAGATCGCCGAGGGCGCCGGCGTGACCGCGATGATGGTCAACCGCTACTTCGGCTCCAAGGAACGCCTCCTGGGCGAGGTGATCGCCGGGATCATGGCCGAGCCGACGATCCTGACCCGGGCCAACCTCGAATCGCCCGACTTCGCCGCCCGGATCGCCGCGTTGCTGGTCGACATCACCGGCGCCGACGCGACCCCGCTCGACGGCTTCCTGATCATGTTGCGGTCGGCGTCCAGTGACCAGGCCGCGGTGATCGCCCGCGAGCAGATAGAGGCCCACTACCACCGGCTGCTGAGCGAAGCGCTACCCGGCGACCTCGCGCCCCAGCGCGCCGCGATCGTGCTCGCCATCGTGTCCGGCATCCAGGTGATGCGCCAGGTGGTCGCCCTGTCCGCCCTGTCCGACGCGGATCCCGATCAACTCAAGGCACTCCTGGAACCCCTGTTCCGCCAGCTTCTCGCGCCGGTCTGA
- a CDS encoding NAD-dependent epimerase/dehydratase family protein, with product MEGLITMERVLVTGGTGFVAGWCVADLLGRGYEVRTTVRDPKNEPGVRAAAGDGPLEVVRADLTRDEGWDAAVDGCAYVLHVASPLSLDGRAGDEALIGPARDGALRVLGAATRAGVKRVVLTSSTAATTPRDPHGVSDETVWTDPADPNLNPYRRSKLLAERAAWDFMALDGRGTELTTVLPAAVFGPLRSPGNAGSVDVIARLLAGRPPVLPRFGFSIVDVRDLADLHIRAMTNPAAAGERFIGAGEFQWLAEMAATLRTHLGDRARKVPTRGVPDGLVRTLARVVPPLRTLTPLLGRDLTFSSAKAQRLLGFTPRPATTTIVDCAETLLAGCSTRRVAGSRGNRLR from the coding sequence ATGGAGGGGTTGATCACGATGGAACGCGTACTCGTGACGGGTGGGACCGGTTTCGTCGCCGGCTGGTGCGTCGCCGACCTGCTGGGCCGCGGCTATGAAGTGCGAACAACAGTGCGCGATCCGAAAAACGAGCCGGGTGTACGCGCGGCGGCCGGCGACGGCCCGCTCGAGGTGGTGCGCGCCGACCTGACCCGCGACGAGGGCTGGGACGCGGCGGTGGACGGGTGCGCGTACGTCCTGCATGTCGCCTCGCCCCTGAGCCTCGACGGCCGGGCCGGCGACGAAGCGCTGATCGGCCCGGCCCGCGACGGCGCCCTGCGCGTGCTCGGCGCCGCCACCCGGGCCGGCGTGAAGCGGGTGGTGCTGACCTCGTCGACGGCGGCCACCACCCCACGCGACCCACACGGCGTCAGCGACGAGACAGTGTGGACAGACCCGGCCGACCCGAACCTGAACCCCTACCGCCGCTCGAAGCTGCTCGCGGAACGCGCGGCGTGGGACTTCATGGCCCTGGACGGCCGCGGCACCGAGTTGACCACCGTCCTGCCTGCGGCCGTCTTCGGCCCGCTGCGCTCCCCCGGCAACGCCGGCTCGGTCGACGTGATCGCCCGCCTGCTGGCCGGCCGCCCGCCGGTGCTGCCCCGCTTCGGCTTCAGCATCGTCGACGTACGCGACCTGGCCGACCTACACATCCGCGCGATGACCAACCCGGCCGCGGCCGGGGAACGCTTCATCGGCGCGGGCGAGTTCCAATGGCTGGCGGAAATGGCCGCGACGCTGCGCACCCACCTCGGCGACCGGGCCCGCAAGGTGCCGACGCGCGGGGTGCCGGACGGGTTGGTCCGCACGCTGGCCCGCGTCGTGCCGCCGCTGCGCACGCTGACCCCACTGCTCGGCCGCGACCTGACCTTCAGCTCAGCGAAGGCCCAACGCCTGCTGGGCTTCACCCCACGCCCGGCGACCACGACAATCGTCGACTGCGCGGAAACCCTGCTCGCCGGTTGTTCAACCCGGCGGGTGGCTGGCTCACGGGGAAACCGGCTGCGCTGA